In a genomic window of Punica granatum isolate Tunisia-2019 chromosome 6, ASM765513v2, whole genome shotgun sequence:
- the LOC116209900 gene encoding SOSS complex subunit B1 isoform X1 — translation MFCSVPGFPRCMEMLCLKDIAPAAQNNINTQFILLDKGRANLEGGQTKTCLALVADETAAVHFQFWGDECDAFKPGDIIRLSNGIFSYNRNSLVLRAGKKGSIEKVGEFTMAYVETPNMSEIKWVPDPNNSRTYVQEAVISAYSRVFPPVL, via the coding sequence ATGTTCTGTTCAGTTCCTGGTTTTCCTCGTTGTATGGAAATGCTTTGTCTCAAGGACATAGCACCCGCAGCGCAGAACAATATAAACACGCAGTTTATACTCTTGGACAAAGGCAGGGCGAACCTAGAAGGCGGCCAAACCAAGACGTGCCTGGCCCTCGTGGCCGATGAGACTGCCGCGGTCCACTTCCAGTTCTGGGGTGATGAATGCGATGCCTTCAAGCCCGGAGACATCATCCGCTTGTCCAACGGGATCTTCTCCTACAACCGGAACAGTCTTGTCCTCAGGGCCGGCAAGAAGGGGAGCATAGAGAAGGTGGGAGAGTTCACCATGGCTTATGTGGAGACACCCAACATGAGCGAGATCAAATGGGTCCCCGACCCGAACAATTCTCGTACGTATGTCCAAGAAGCCGTTATCTCTGCTTACTCGCGTGTTTTCCCTCCAGTGCTGTGA
- the LOC116209900 gene encoding SOSS complex subunit B1 isoform X2, with amino-acid sequence MEMLCLKDIAPAAQNNINTQFILLDKGRANLEGGQTKTCLALVADETAAVHFQFWGDECDAFKPGDIIRLSNGIFSYNRNSLVLRAGKKGSIEKVGEFTMAYVETPNMSEIKWVPDPNNSRTYVQEAVISAYSRVFPPVL; translated from the coding sequence ATGGAAATGCTTTGTCTCAAGGACATAGCACCCGCAGCGCAGAACAATATAAACACGCAGTTTATACTCTTGGACAAAGGCAGGGCGAACCTAGAAGGCGGCCAAACCAAGACGTGCCTGGCCCTCGTGGCCGATGAGACTGCCGCGGTCCACTTCCAGTTCTGGGGTGATGAATGCGATGCCTTCAAGCCCGGAGACATCATCCGCTTGTCCAACGGGATCTTCTCCTACAACCGGAACAGTCTTGTCCTCAGGGCCGGCAAGAAGGGGAGCATAGAGAAGGTGGGAGAGTTCACCATGGCTTATGTGGAGACACCCAACATGAGCGAGATCAAATGGGTCCCCGACCCGAACAATTCTCGTACGTATGTCCAAGAAGCCGTTATCTCTGCTTACTCGCGTGTTTTCCCTCCAGTGCTGTGA
- the LOC116211111 gene encoding serine/threonine-protein phosphatase BSL1 isoform X2 yields the protein MGSKPWLQPAPTYRALETFWDSDEDAPGPRCGHTLTAVAATKYHGPRLILFGGATAIEGGPASSAPGITGVTNSVHCYDILTRKWTRIKPAGEPPSPRAAHAAAAVGTMVVFQGGIGPAGHSTDDLYVLDLTNDKFKWHRVVVQGQGPGPRYGHVMDLVAQRYLVTVSGNDGKRVLSDAWALDTAQKPYVWMRLNPEGDRPSARTYATASARSDGMFLLCGGRDSVGVPLADAYGLLMHRNGQWEWTLAPGVSPSPRYQHAAVFVGARLHVTGGVLKGGRGVEGEAAVAVLDTAAGVWLDKNGLVTSQRSTKGNAEHDSSLELMRRCRHAAASIGGRIYVYGGLRGDSLLGDCLVAENAPFQPDGNSALLTSERASPISGPKMSVSTSGSYETAAIVDGQPESPTFGGTSMDKNSMEKLRLASEAEAEAASAVWQAVQASNVPTEETPVSDENSQAAGTALDGSDNEADVRLHPRAVVVAKEAVGNLGGMVRQLSLDQFENESRRMIPTNNDLSYPAKKFTRQKSPQGLHKKIISTLLKPRNWKAPANRRFFLDSYEVGELCYAAEQIFMQEPTVLQLKAPVKVFGDLHGQFGDLMRLFDEYGFPSTAGDITYIDYLFLGDYVDRGQHSLETITLLLALKIEYPDNVHLIRGNHEAADINALFGFRIECIERMGENDGIWAWTRFNQLFNYLPLAALIEKKIICMHGGIGRSIHSVEQIEKLERPITMDAGSIVLMDLLWSDPTENDSIEGLRPNARGPGLVTFGPDRVTDFCKKNKLQLIIRAHECVMDGFERFAQGQLITLFSATNYCGTANNAGAILVVGRGLVVVPKLIHPLPPPLQSPETSPERYVEDKWMQELNIQRPPTPTRGRPQPDHDRSSLAYI from the exons ATGGGCTCGAAGCCATGGCTACAGCCGGCGCCCACCTACCGGGCCCTCGAGACCTTTTGGGACTCCGACGAGGACGCCCCCGGCCCCCGCTGCGGCCACACCCTCACCGCCGTCGCCGCCACCAAGTACCATGGCCCCcgcctcatcctcttcggcGGCGCCACCGCCATCGAGGGTGGCCCCGCCTCCTCCGCCCCCGGCATCA CTGGGGTGACAAATTCGGTGCATTGCTATGATATCCTCACCAGGAAATGGACCAG AATTAAGCCTGCTGGCGAGCCGCCATCTCCTAGGGCTGCTCATGCAGCTGCTGCAGTTGGAACTATGGTTGTATTTCAG GGTGGCATTGGTCCGGCAGGGCATTCCACTGATGATCTTTATGTGCTAGATTTGACGAATGATAAGTTCAAGTGGCACAG AGTTGTAGTGCAAGGACAGGGCCCAGGGCCTCGGTATGGCCATGTAATGGACTTGGTTGCTCAGAGATATCTCGTTACTGTCAGTGGGAATGACG GGAAAAGAGTTCTATCCGATGCTTGGGCTTTAGATACTGCACAGAAACCATATGTATGGATGAGGCTCAATCCAGAAGGTGATAGACCTTCTGCTAGAAC GTATGCAACGGCTAGTGCCCGTTCAGATGGAATGTTTTTGCTTTGCGGTGGGAGAGACTCTGTAGGCGTG CCACTGGCGGATGCTTATGGCCTTCTTATGCATAGGAATGGTCAATGGGAGTGGACTCTTGCTCCTGGGGTGTCTCCTTCCCCAAGGTATCAACATGCAGCG GTCTTTGTTGGAGCGCGACTGCATGTTACAGGCGGTGTTCTTAAGGGTGGACGTGGGGTAGAAGGTGAAGCAGCTGTAGCAG TTTTGGACACTGCTGCTGGAGTTTGGTTGGATAAAAATGGACTAGTGACCTCCCAACGTTCAACCAAAGGAAATGCTGAGCACGATTCATCTTTGGAGCTCATGAGACGATGTCGCCATGCTGCTGCTTCAATTGGTGGTCGTATTTATGTCTACGGTGGTCTTAGAGGAG ATTCATTGCTAGGTGATTGCCTTGTCGCTGAAAATGCCCCATTTCAGCCTGATGGAAATTCAGCTCTATTGACATCGGAGAGAGCATCGCCTATTTCAGGTCCCAAGATGAGTGTATCCACTTCTGGGTCTTATGAAACAGCTGCAATTGTTGATGGCCAACCTGAGAGCCCCACATTTGGTGGCACAAG TATGGACAAGAACTCAATGGAAAAGCTGAGGTTGGCTTCAGAGGCAGAGGCAGAAGCTGCTTCCGCTGTTTGGCAAGCAGTACAGGCTTCTAATGTTCCTACAGAGGAAACACCAGTATCCGATGAGAACTCTCAAGCTGCAGGAACTGCCTTAGATGGCAGTGACAATGAGGCAGATGTTAGGCTTCATCCAAGAGCT GTGGTGGTTGCTAAAGAGGCTGTAGGCAACCTTGGTGGGATGGTGAGACAGCTATCTTTAGATCAATTCGAAAACGAGAGCAGAAGAATGATTCCAACGAATAATGATCTGTCCTATCCGGCGAAGAAGTTCACAAGGCAAAAGTCTCCTCAAGGATTGCATAAAAAG ATTATATCTACGTTGCTTAAGCCTCGGAACTGGAAGGCTCCTGCCAATAGGAGGTTTTTCCTGGATTCTTATGAAGTAGGAGAACTTTGTTATGCTGCAGAACAGATTTTTATGCAGGAGCCAACAGTTCTTCAGCTAAAAGCTCCAGTTAAAGTGTTTGGCGATCTCCATGGGCAGTTTGGTGATCTGATGCGGTTATTTGATGAATATGGTTTTCCTTCCACTGCAGGAGACATTAC TTATATCGACTATCTGTTTCTGGGAGATTATGTTGATCGGGGTCAACACAGTTTAGAGACCATAACTTTGCTCCTTGCCCTTAAG ATCGAGTACCCGGACAATGTGCACTTGATACGAGGAAACCACGAGGCAGCTGACATAAATGCGCTATTTGGTTTTCGTATTGAATGCATCGAGCGAATG GGAGAAAATGATGGGATATGGGCATGGACACGGTTCAACCAACTCTTCAACTACCTTCCACTTGCTGCCCTCATcgagaagaaaataatttgtatGCATGGTGGCATAGGACGGTCTATACACTCAGTAGAGCAGATCGAGAAGCTAGAAAGGCCCATAACAATGGATGCTGGATCTATAGTTTTAATGGACCTTCTCTG GTCGGATCCCACGGAGAATGACAGTATTGAAGGTTTGAGGCCAAATGCTAGAGGGCCAGGTCTTGTCACCTTTGGG CCTGATAGAGTTACCGACTTCTGTAAGAAAAACAAACTACAACTTATCATAAGGGCCCATGAGTGTGTGATGGATGGGTTCGAGCGGTTTGCTCAGGGGCAATTGATTACTCTGTTTTCTGCCACTAACTATTGTG GAACGGCAAATAATGCAGGAGCAATCTTAGTTGTTGGAAGAGGCTTGGTCGTGGTACCGAAGCTAATCCATCCCTTGCCGCCTCCCCTTCAATCTCCTGAGACTTCCCCCGAACGTTATGTAGAGGACAAATGGATGCAG GAACTCAACATTCAAAGGCCTCCTACTCCGACTCGGGGCCGTCCCCAACCTGACCATGATCGAAGTTCTCTAGCTTACATCTAA
- the LOC116211111 gene encoding serine/threonine-protein phosphatase BSL1 isoform X1 translates to MGSKPWLQPAPTYRALETFWDSDEDAPGPRCGHTLTAVAATKYHGPRLILFGGATAIEGGPASSAPGIRLAGVTNSVHCYDILTRKWTRIKPAGEPPSPRAAHAAAAVGTMVVFQGGIGPAGHSTDDLYVLDLTNDKFKWHRVVVQGQGPGPRYGHVMDLVAQRYLVTVSGNDGKRVLSDAWALDTAQKPYVWMRLNPEGDRPSARTYATASARSDGMFLLCGGRDSVGVPLADAYGLLMHRNGQWEWTLAPGVSPSPRYQHAAVFVGARLHVTGGVLKGGRGVEGEAAVAVLDTAAGVWLDKNGLVTSQRSTKGNAEHDSSLELMRRCRHAAASIGGRIYVYGGLRGDSLLGDCLVAENAPFQPDGNSALLTSERASPISGPKMSVSTSGSYETAAIVDGQPESPTFGGTSMDKNSMEKLRLASEAEAEAASAVWQAVQASNVPTEETPVSDENSQAAGTALDGSDNEADVRLHPRAVVVAKEAVGNLGGMVRQLSLDQFENESRRMIPTNNDLSYPAKKFTRQKSPQGLHKKIISTLLKPRNWKAPANRRFFLDSYEVGELCYAAEQIFMQEPTVLQLKAPVKVFGDLHGQFGDLMRLFDEYGFPSTAGDITYIDYLFLGDYVDRGQHSLETITLLLALKIEYPDNVHLIRGNHEAADINALFGFRIECIERMGENDGIWAWTRFNQLFNYLPLAALIEKKIICMHGGIGRSIHSVEQIEKLERPITMDAGSIVLMDLLWSDPTENDSIEGLRPNARGPGLVTFGPDRVTDFCKKNKLQLIIRAHECVMDGFERFAQGQLITLFSATNYCGTANNAGAILVVGRGLVVVPKLIHPLPPPLQSPETSPERYVEDKWMQELNIQRPPTPTRGRPQPDHDRSSLAYI, encoded by the exons ATGGGCTCGAAGCCATGGCTACAGCCGGCGCCCACCTACCGGGCCCTCGAGACCTTTTGGGACTCCGACGAGGACGCCCCCGGCCCCCGCTGCGGCCACACCCTCACCGCCGTCGCCGCCACCAAGTACCATGGCCCCcgcctcatcctcttcggcGGCGCCACCGCCATCGAGGGTGGCCCCGCCTCCTCCGCCCCCGGCATCA GATTAGCTGGGGTGACAAATTCGGTGCATTGCTATGATATCCTCACCAGGAAATGGACCAG AATTAAGCCTGCTGGCGAGCCGCCATCTCCTAGGGCTGCTCATGCAGCTGCTGCAGTTGGAACTATGGTTGTATTTCAG GGTGGCATTGGTCCGGCAGGGCATTCCACTGATGATCTTTATGTGCTAGATTTGACGAATGATAAGTTCAAGTGGCACAG AGTTGTAGTGCAAGGACAGGGCCCAGGGCCTCGGTATGGCCATGTAATGGACTTGGTTGCTCAGAGATATCTCGTTACTGTCAGTGGGAATGACG GGAAAAGAGTTCTATCCGATGCTTGGGCTTTAGATACTGCACAGAAACCATATGTATGGATGAGGCTCAATCCAGAAGGTGATAGACCTTCTGCTAGAAC GTATGCAACGGCTAGTGCCCGTTCAGATGGAATGTTTTTGCTTTGCGGTGGGAGAGACTCTGTAGGCGTG CCACTGGCGGATGCTTATGGCCTTCTTATGCATAGGAATGGTCAATGGGAGTGGACTCTTGCTCCTGGGGTGTCTCCTTCCCCAAGGTATCAACATGCAGCG GTCTTTGTTGGAGCGCGACTGCATGTTACAGGCGGTGTTCTTAAGGGTGGACGTGGGGTAGAAGGTGAAGCAGCTGTAGCAG TTTTGGACACTGCTGCTGGAGTTTGGTTGGATAAAAATGGACTAGTGACCTCCCAACGTTCAACCAAAGGAAATGCTGAGCACGATTCATCTTTGGAGCTCATGAGACGATGTCGCCATGCTGCTGCTTCAATTGGTGGTCGTATTTATGTCTACGGTGGTCTTAGAGGAG ATTCATTGCTAGGTGATTGCCTTGTCGCTGAAAATGCCCCATTTCAGCCTGATGGAAATTCAGCTCTATTGACATCGGAGAGAGCATCGCCTATTTCAGGTCCCAAGATGAGTGTATCCACTTCTGGGTCTTATGAAACAGCTGCAATTGTTGATGGCCAACCTGAGAGCCCCACATTTGGTGGCACAAG TATGGACAAGAACTCAATGGAAAAGCTGAGGTTGGCTTCAGAGGCAGAGGCAGAAGCTGCTTCCGCTGTTTGGCAAGCAGTACAGGCTTCTAATGTTCCTACAGAGGAAACACCAGTATCCGATGAGAACTCTCAAGCTGCAGGAACTGCCTTAGATGGCAGTGACAATGAGGCAGATGTTAGGCTTCATCCAAGAGCT GTGGTGGTTGCTAAAGAGGCTGTAGGCAACCTTGGTGGGATGGTGAGACAGCTATCTTTAGATCAATTCGAAAACGAGAGCAGAAGAATGATTCCAACGAATAATGATCTGTCCTATCCGGCGAAGAAGTTCACAAGGCAAAAGTCTCCTCAAGGATTGCATAAAAAG ATTATATCTACGTTGCTTAAGCCTCGGAACTGGAAGGCTCCTGCCAATAGGAGGTTTTTCCTGGATTCTTATGAAGTAGGAGAACTTTGTTATGCTGCAGAACAGATTTTTATGCAGGAGCCAACAGTTCTTCAGCTAAAAGCTCCAGTTAAAGTGTTTGGCGATCTCCATGGGCAGTTTGGTGATCTGATGCGGTTATTTGATGAATATGGTTTTCCTTCCACTGCAGGAGACATTAC TTATATCGACTATCTGTTTCTGGGAGATTATGTTGATCGGGGTCAACACAGTTTAGAGACCATAACTTTGCTCCTTGCCCTTAAG ATCGAGTACCCGGACAATGTGCACTTGATACGAGGAAACCACGAGGCAGCTGACATAAATGCGCTATTTGGTTTTCGTATTGAATGCATCGAGCGAATG GGAGAAAATGATGGGATATGGGCATGGACACGGTTCAACCAACTCTTCAACTACCTTCCACTTGCTGCCCTCATcgagaagaaaataatttgtatGCATGGTGGCATAGGACGGTCTATACACTCAGTAGAGCAGATCGAGAAGCTAGAAAGGCCCATAACAATGGATGCTGGATCTATAGTTTTAATGGACCTTCTCTG GTCGGATCCCACGGAGAATGACAGTATTGAAGGTTTGAGGCCAAATGCTAGAGGGCCAGGTCTTGTCACCTTTGGG CCTGATAGAGTTACCGACTTCTGTAAGAAAAACAAACTACAACTTATCATAAGGGCCCATGAGTGTGTGATGGATGGGTTCGAGCGGTTTGCTCAGGGGCAATTGATTACTCTGTTTTCTGCCACTAACTATTGTG GAACGGCAAATAATGCAGGAGCAATCTTAGTTGTTGGAAGAGGCTTGGTCGTGGTACCGAAGCTAATCCATCCCTTGCCGCCTCCCCTTCAATCTCCTGAGACTTCCCCCGAACGTTATGTAGAGGACAAATGGATGCAG GAACTCAACATTCAAAGGCCTCCTACTCCGACTCGGGGCCGTCCCCAACCTGACCATGATCGAAGTTCTCTAGCTTACATCTAA